A portion of the Methanofastidiosum sp. genome contains these proteins:
- the yciH gene encoding stress response translation initiation inhibitor YciH, protein MSEICAVCGLPKDLCVCEEIAREEQQIRIFTERRRFGKLMTVVEGIDSSNIDIKDLCTTLKTKCACGGTSKDGKIELQGEHKNKVKKILIDLGFSKDMIVVS, encoded by the coding sequence ATGAGTGAGATTTGTGCAGTTTGTGGCCTTCCCAAAGATCTTTGCGTCTGCGAAGAAATCGCTAGGGAAGAACAACAAATACGCATTTTCACCGAAAGAAGAAGATTTGGAAAACTTATGACGGTCGTTGAAGGAATTGATTCATCAAATATCGACATTAAGGATCTGTGTACAACTCTAAAGACAAAATGTGCATGCGGTGGAACTTCAAAAGACGGAAAGATTGAACTTCAAGGGGAGCACAAGAACAAGGTTAAAAAAATATTAATTGACCTTGGATTTAGTAAGGATATGATTGTAGTTTCATGA
- a CDS encoding ribonuclease P protein subunit codes for MNHIILLGKQVEVIQSSNRYEVGIKGLVIEDTKNTIKVRTENGVKILIKNSIILMINDKKIDGNLLIGKEEERIKRM; via the coding sequence ATGAATCACATAATACTCTTGGGGAAACAAGTCGAGGTAATCCAAAGCTCAAATAGATATGAAGTTGGTATTAAAGGATTGGTCATTGAGGATACAAAAAATACGATAAAAGTAAGGACAGAAAATGGAGTAAAAATCTTAATAAAAAATAGTATAATCCTGATGATTAACGATAAAAAAATTGATGGTAACTTACTCATAGGGAAGGAAGAAGAAAGAATCAAGAGGATGTGA
- a CDS encoding 30S ribosomal protein S17, which produces MIGIDVKEPKKSCNNEKCPFHGTLPVRGKLMEGKIVSDKMNKTVVVKKEFMTKLDKYERFEKRSTRISAHIPDCINAKTGDNVKIMECRPLSKTKKFVVVEVI; this is translated from the coding sequence ATGATCGGCATCGATGTAAAAGAACCTAAAAAAAGTTGTAATAATGAAAAATGTCCATTTCACGGAACTTTACCTGTCAGAGGCAAATTAATGGAAGGGAAGATTGTAAGCGATAAGATGAATAAAACAGTCGTCGTTAAAAAAGAGTTTATGACAAAACTCGACAAATACGAGAGATTTGAAAAGAGAAGTACAAGAATTTCAGCACATATTCCCGACTGTATTAATGCTAAAACAGGCGACAATGTGAAAATAATGGAATGCAGACCATTAAGCAAGACAAAAAAGTTCGTTGTCGTTGAGGTGATCTGA
- a CDS encoding 50S ribosomal protein L14, which translates to MMAKGAGATRGRSTVRPGRFHTTKTRLVCADNTGAKELEIVAVINYKGTSRRYPKAGVGDMVMVSVKKGRPDVKKKVLPAVIIRQRKEYKRIDGTRIKFEDNAAVITGDDGVPKGSEVRGPVAKEAVEKWVRIANVASIIV; encoded by the coding sequence CTGATGGCGAAAGGTGCAGGAGCAACTCGTGGAAGGTCAACTGTAAGGCCTGGCAGATTTCACACAACTAAAACAAGATTAGTTTGTGCCGATAATACTGGTGCAAAAGAACTTGAAATTGTTGCGGTAATCAATTACAAAGGTACCTCTAGAAGATACCCAAAAGCCGGTGTTGGAGATATGGTAATGGTATCTGTTAAAAAAGGCAGACCAGATGTCAAAAAGAAGGTATTGCCTGCCGTTATAATAAGGCAGAGAAAAGAATACAAGAGAATAGACGGTACAAGAATTAAATTTGAAGATAATGCAGCCGTTATTACTGGTGACGACGGCGTTCCAAAAGGCTCTGAAGTAAGGGGCCCTGTTGCAAAAGAAGCAGTTGAAAAATGGGTTAGAATTGCTAACGTTGCAAGTATTATAGTATAG
- the rplX gene encoding 50S ribosomal protein L24 has product MIKKYSGKPSKQRKRHFNAPLHKKHSLVSSHLATSLRNKVEARSLPLRKGDKVRVMRGDFKDHEGEVTKVDLKAIKIYVDGAVVEKADGTKIEYPIHPSNLEIIDIDRKDEMRDKAIGRKGE; this is encoded by the coding sequence ATGATTAAAAAATACTCAGGAAAACCATCAAAGCAGAGAAAAAGGCACTTTAATGCGCCACTCCATAAAAAACACAGTTTAGTGTCTTCTCACCTAGCCACAAGCCTTAGAAATAAGGTAGAAGCAAGATCCTTACCATTAAGAAAAGGTGACAAGGTCAGAGTAATGAGAGGGGATTTCAAAGATCACGAAGGTGAAGTAACAAAGGTAGATCTCAAAGCAATCAAGATATATGTAGATGGTGCAGTTGTAGAGAAGGCAGATGGAACTAAAATTGAGTATCCTATACACCCTTCAAATTTAGAGATTATTGATATTGACAGAAAGGATGAGATGAGAGATAAAGCTATTGGGAGAAAGGGAGAATAA
- a CDS encoding 30S ribosomal protein S4e translates to MGRKGQRRSLKRLFAPKNWRIERKVKEWTVKPIPGPHSKEVSIPITILLRDYLGHATNRKEVNFILHNGDVLVNGRPIKDSSFPVGIMDVIEIPKTKEYFRVLFDKKGSVNLLKIDESEKNTKLFKLVNKTIVTGKKVQLNLHDGTNLLSEEGYKTSSTLVMKVPDMKIVDSLEFKEGYIGLVIKGKNVSRIGKISKITPFGIYKDAVLLESGNDKFQTLKDYVLVVGKDSPIIKLE, encoded by the coding sequence GTGGGGAGAAAAGGACAGAGAAGATCATTAAAAAGATTATTTGCTCCAAAAAATTGGAGAATCGAGAGAAAAGTTAAGGAATGGACCGTAAAACCTATTCCAGGCCCTCATTCCAAAGAGGTGTCAATTCCGATTACAATCTTACTTAGAGATTATCTTGGGCACGCCACAAATAGGAAAGAGGTAAATTTTATCCTACACAACGGTGATGTTCTTGTAAATGGAAGGCCAATTAAAGATTCCAGTTTTCCTGTAGGTATTATGGACGTTATAGAAATTCCCAAAACAAAGGAATATTTCCGAGTATTGTTTGACAAGAAAGGGTCCGTAAATCTTCTTAAGATAGATGAGTCTGAAAAGAATACTAAACTCTTCAAATTGGTTAATAAGACGATTGTTACAGGAAAAAAAGTTCAATTGAATCTCCACGATGGAACGAACTTGCTGTCTGAAGAAGGATATAAAACATCTTCAACATTAGTAATGAAAGTTCCTGATATGAAAATTGTAGATTCACTCGAATTTAAAGAAGGTTACATTGGACTAGTCATTAAAGGTAAAAACGTTTCAAGGATAGGTAAGATTTCAAAGATAACTCCATTTGGAATATATAAAGATGCAGTATTATTAGAATCAGGAAATGACAAGTTTCAGACATTGAAAGATTATGTGCTTGTCGTTGGAAAAGATTCTCCCATAATTAAACTTGAGTGA
- a CDS encoding 50S ribosomal protein L5, translating to MEEILKNWENPMRKPYLSKVTVNMGVGESGEKLEKARALLEFLTGQAPIRNNARQTNKEFAIRKDEPIAVSVTLRREKASKFLMRTLEAVEFNLKERSFDNRGNFSFGIKEHIDLPDVQYDPEVGIFGMDVCVNLQKRGLRVKERRIKKSHVPIRHQLTKEEGILFAKQEFGVNII from the coding sequence ATGGAAGAGATACTAAAAAATTGGGAAAATCCTATGAGAAAACCATACCTATCAAAAGTAACTGTCAATATGGGGGTAGGGGAATCAGGAGAAAAACTAGAAAAAGCTAGGGCACTTCTTGAATTTCTTACCGGTCAGGCACCTATTAGAAATAATGCCAGACAAACCAATAAAGAATTTGCAATTAGAAAAGATGAACCTATTGCAGTTTCTGTTACTCTTAGAAGGGAAAAGGCTAGTAAATTCCTTATGAGAACACTAGAAGCAGTGGAATTTAATCTAAAGGAAAGAAGTTTTGATAATCGCGGTAATTTCTCTTTTGGCATAAAAGAACACATAGATCTTCCTGATGTTCAATACGACCCTGAAGTCGGAATCTTCGGAATGGATGTATGTGTAAATCTTCAAAAGAGAGGACTTAGAGTAAAAGAGAGAAGAATTAAAAAGAGCCACGTACCCATAAGGCATCAGTTGACCAAAGAAGAAGGGATACTGTTCGCTAAGCAGGAGTTTGGGGTGAACATTATATGA